A portion of the Carya illinoinensis cultivar Pawnee chromosome 11, C.illinoinensisPawnee_v1, whole genome shotgun sequence genome contains these proteins:
- the LOC122281838 gene encoding protein SEEDLING PLASTID DEVELOPMENT 1 isoform X2, with the protein MSQVGDFVVDNRAGISRTLHRISAIRNRKGAIIGLTCRVGRAISGSANLLRDLVQDGASLLLIGPPGVGKTTIIREIARMLANDYKKRVMIVDTSNEIGGDGDIPHAGIGNARRMQVPNSEVQHKVLIEAVENHMPQVIVIDEIGTKLEAMAASTIAQRGIQLVATAHGVTIENLIMNPALEMLIGGIQSVTLGDEEASRRGVQKTVLERKGPSTFSCGVEIISKTELRVYRSLESTVDAILSGRFPNVEVRKMSSQEMKETIERELLISTSSDEENEIVVELTPGITNDTFTSEVPAKIGEECWEERVPLHLFVYGILEASVIQVIKQLKITDAAILLTDNISEADAILAMQSKLKKNSRIQAAAKSHCIPIHVTKTSSLDQITKAIRALMSDIKDGLKDSEPVDGMKSSEKLDALEEARIAIEQVVIPKGEPVELLPRPSNIMSLQMELIRKYQLEAEKIGTESDRRLRILPFHKGKTSDTDGAHGGFDDFVGADGNINGSFYSVDRLPLLPD; encoded by the exons ATGTCTCAGGTTGGTGACTTTGTGGTCGACAATCGAGCAGGCATTAGCAGGACATTACACCGCATTAGTGCCATAAGGAATAGAAAAGGTGCAATTATTGGTTTAACTTGTCGAGTTGGTCGGGCAATATCTGGTAGTGCTAATTTGCTGCGAGATTTGGTGCAAGATGGGGCTTCCTTGTTGCTCATAGGACCTCCAGGTGTGGGAAAAACTACAATTATTCG GGAAATAGCCCGAATGCTTGCAAATGATTACAAGAAACGTGTTATGATTGTTGACACCTCCAATGAGATAGGTGGGGATGGTGATATACCCCATGCAGGAATAGGGAATGCACGTCGGATGCAAGTCCCCAACTCTGAAGTGCAGCATAAG GTACTGATAGAAGCAGTTGAAAATCATATGCCACAAGTGATTGTGATAGATGAAATTGGAACAAAACTTGAAGCAATGGCTGCAAGCACTATAGCGCAACGTGGTATTCAGCTAGTTGCTACTGCTCATGGAGTAACAATTGAGAACTTGATAATGAATCCAGCATTAGAGATGCTTATTGGAGGAATACAG AGTGTGACACTAGGTGATGAAGAGGCCAGTCGAAGAGGTGTCCAGAAAACAGTTTTGGAAAGGAAAGGACCTTCAACATTTAGTTGTGGGGTGGAGATAATTTCAAAGACTGAGTTGCGAGTTTATCGTAGCCTAGAGTCAACAGTGGATGCCATTCTCTCCG GTCGTTTTCCAAATGTTGAAGTTCGCAAGATGAGTTCTCAGGAAATGAAAGAAACCATAGAAAGGGAACTTCTTATTAGCACTTCCTCTGATGAGGAAAATGAGATTGTGGTTGAATTGACTCCAGGGATAACCAATGATACTTTCACTTCTGAGGTCCCTGCAAAGATAGGAGAGGAGTGTTGGGAAGAAAGGGTTCCCCTTCACCTATTTGTTTATGGG ATCCTTGAGGCGAGCGTGATTCAAGTGATAAAACAGTTGAAAATAACTGATGCTGCCATTCTGTTAACTGATAATATCAGTGAGGCAGATGCAATACTTGCCATGCAATCAAAACTCAAGAAGAATTCCAGGATTCAAGCTGCTGCTAAATCTCATTGCATACCCATTCATGTGACTAAG ACAAGCTCGTTGGATCAAATAACAAAGGCAATAAGGGCATTAATGAGTGATATTAAAGATGGTCTGAAGGATTCTGAACCAGTAGACGGGATGAAATCATCTGAGAAGCTTGATGCCTTGGAG GAGGCAAGGATAGCCATTGAGCAGGTAGTCATTCCAAAAGGGGAACCTGTGGAGCTACTGCCAAGGCCATCCAATATAATGTCTCTGCAGATGGAACTTATTCGAAAGTACCAACTGGAAGCAGAGAAAATTGGAACAGAGTCAGATAGACGCCTCCGCATCCTTCCCTTCCATAAGGGAAAAACCAGTGATACAGATGGTGCTCATGGAGGATTTGATGACTTTGTCGGTGCTGATGGCAACATAAATGGTTCATTCTACAGCGTGGACAGATTACCTTTATTGCCTGATTAA
- the LOC122281838 gene encoding protein SEEDLING PLASTID DEVELOPMENT 1 isoform X1, which yields MLYSPLFRHHQLPQTTPLLYQPLSPLPIIQSKTSSSYHFPPRPFLPAFITKTPYGRPNSSLCSSSLNSSARPLTDGDDFDVELGRLLALLPEQMRRRVSEHPELHQLIEVVMDLGRKPLARFPSGDFVLSDSPITAEDLEHATSQVGDFVVDNRAGISRTLHRISAIRNRKGAIIGLTCRVGRAISGSANLLRDLVQDGASLLLIGPPGVGKTTIIREIARMLANDYKKRVMIVDTSNEIGGDGDIPHAGIGNARRMQVPNSEVQHKVLIEAVENHMPQVIVIDEIGTKLEAMAASTIAQRGIQLVATAHGVTIENLIMNPALEMLIGGIQSVTLGDEEASRRGVQKTVLERKGPSTFSCGVEIISKTELRVYRSLESTVDAILSGRFPNVEVRKMSSQEMKETIERELLISTSSDEENEIVVELTPGITNDTFTSEVPAKIGEECWEERVPLHLFVYGILEASVIQVIKQLKITDAAILLTDNISEADAILAMQSKLKKNSRIQAAAKSHCIPIHVTKTSSLDQITKAIRALMSDIKDGLKDSEPVDGMKSSEKLDALEEARIAIEQVVIPKGEPVELLPRPSNIMSLQMELIRKYQLEAEKIGTESDRRLRILPFHKGKTSDTDGAHGGFDDFVGADGNINGSFYSVDRLPLLPD from the exons ATGCTGTATTCTCCTCTGTTTCGTCACCACCAACTTCCCCAAACCACTCCACTTTTATATCAACCACTATCCCCACTTCCTATAATCCAATCCAAAACCTCCTCTTCCTACCACTTCCCACCCCGCCCTTTTCTTCCTGCGTTTATCACAAAAACTCCATATGGACGTCCAAATTCTTCTCTTTGTTCTTCGAGTTTGAACTCTTCAGCTCGCCCTTTGACAGACGGAGATGATTTTGATGTTGAATTGGGCCGCCTTTTGGCATTATTGCCGGAACAAATGCGGCGGAGGGTTAGCGAGCACCCGGAGCTTCATCAGTTGATTGAAGTGGTTATGGATTTAGGTCGGAAGCCTCTTGCTCGGTTTCCATCTGGAGACTTTGTTTTATCGGATTCCCCGATCACGGCTGAGGATCTTGAACATGCCACGTCTCAG GTTGGTGACTTTGTGGTCGACAATCGAGCAGGCATTAGCAGGACATTACACCGCATTAGTGCCATAAGGAATAGAAAAGGTGCAATTATTGGTTTAACTTGTCGAGTTGGTCGGGCAATATCTGGTAGTGCTAATTTGCTGCGAGATTTGGTGCAAGATGGGGCTTCCTTGTTGCTCATAGGACCTCCAGGTGTGGGAAAAACTACAATTATTCG GGAAATAGCCCGAATGCTTGCAAATGATTACAAGAAACGTGTTATGATTGTTGACACCTCCAATGAGATAGGTGGGGATGGTGATATACCCCATGCAGGAATAGGGAATGCACGTCGGATGCAAGTCCCCAACTCTGAAGTGCAGCATAAG GTACTGATAGAAGCAGTTGAAAATCATATGCCACAAGTGATTGTGATAGATGAAATTGGAACAAAACTTGAAGCAATGGCTGCAAGCACTATAGCGCAACGTGGTATTCAGCTAGTTGCTACTGCTCATGGAGTAACAATTGAGAACTTGATAATGAATCCAGCATTAGAGATGCTTATTGGAGGAATACAG AGTGTGACACTAGGTGATGAAGAGGCCAGTCGAAGAGGTGTCCAGAAAACAGTTTTGGAAAGGAAAGGACCTTCAACATTTAGTTGTGGGGTGGAGATAATTTCAAAGACTGAGTTGCGAGTTTATCGTAGCCTAGAGTCAACAGTGGATGCCATTCTCTCCG GTCGTTTTCCAAATGTTGAAGTTCGCAAGATGAGTTCTCAGGAAATGAAAGAAACCATAGAAAGGGAACTTCTTATTAGCACTTCCTCTGATGAGGAAAATGAGATTGTGGTTGAATTGACTCCAGGGATAACCAATGATACTTTCACTTCTGAGGTCCCTGCAAAGATAGGAGAGGAGTGTTGGGAAGAAAGGGTTCCCCTTCACCTATTTGTTTATGGG ATCCTTGAGGCGAGCGTGATTCAAGTGATAAAACAGTTGAAAATAACTGATGCTGCCATTCTGTTAACTGATAATATCAGTGAGGCAGATGCAATACTTGCCATGCAATCAAAACTCAAGAAGAATTCCAGGATTCAAGCTGCTGCTAAATCTCATTGCATACCCATTCATGTGACTAAG ACAAGCTCGTTGGATCAAATAACAAAGGCAATAAGGGCATTAATGAGTGATATTAAAGATGGTCTGAAGGATTCTGAACCAGTAGACGGGATGAAATCATCTGAGAAGCTTGATGCCTTGGAG GAGGCAAGGATAGCCATTGAGCAGGTAGTCATTCCAAAAGGGGAACCTGTGGAGCTACTGCCAAGGCCATCCAATATAATGTCTCTGCAGATGGAACTTATTCGAAAGTACCAACTGGAAGCAGAGAAAATTGGAACAGAGTCAGATAGACGCCTCCGCATCCTTCCCTTCCATAAGGGAAAAACCAGTGATACAGATGGTGCTCATGGAGGATTTGATGACTTTGTCGGTGCTGATGGCAACATAAATGGTTCATTCTACAGCGTGGACAGATTACCTTTATTGCCTGATTAA
- the LOC122280986 gene encoding uncharacterized protein LOC122280986 gives MAILSPLQHGKWPYYPHFVICCTPFSSSLCVTLDPFVEGSTPSMDLRRENNGVVIISGSNADKEDVDVSYVFVGGSNSVSNDHVEPLDLNGVAEVVVVENGDCNENNGGGGGSEGSKREIKVGQVRGSNGAEEENGSEAVGEFEPKAHPLPQQLEVEEQIKVESSEDARQIKRSHPVVPDAAESELCKSSMQVRDGRAQDSNLDATAESEMVEIAGEDDDTKPDLSTEGKENTNLGI, from the coding sequence ATGGCCATACTATCCCCACTCCAACATGGGAAATGGCCATACTATCCCCACTTTGTGATATGTTGTACGCCGTTTTCCTCTTCCCTGTGCGTGACTCTAGACCCGTTTGTTGAAGGCAGTACACCATCGATGGATCTGCGCAGAGAGAACAACGGGGTTGTGATTATCAGTGGGAGCAATGCGGATAAGGAAGATGTCGACGTCTCTTACGTTTTCGTCGGCGGAAGCAACTCTGTTTCCAACGATCACGTTGAGCCGTTGGATCTCAATGGGGTTGCCGAAGTTGTGGTTGTTGAGAATGGGGATTGTAACGAGaataatggtggtggtggtggttcaGAGGGTTCCAAACGTGAAATTAAGGTGGGGCAAGTGAGAGGGAGCAATGGCGctgaggaggagaatgggtCGGAAGCTGTTGGGGAATTTGAACCAAAGGCACATCCACTGCCCCAGCAGCTCGAGGTTGAAGAGCAAATCAAGGTTGAGTCCTCTGAGGATGCGCGACAGATTAAGAGATCCCATCCTGTGGTTCCGGATGCTGCTGAGTCTGAATTATGTAAGTCGTCCATGCAGGTCCGTGATGGCAGGGCACAGGATAGTAATTTAGACGCAACCGCTGAATCTGAGATGGTAGAGATTGCTGGAGAAGATGACGATACGAAGCCTGATTTGTCAACAGAAGGCAAGGAAAACACGAATCTGGGGATATAA